The following proteins come from a genomic window of Gossypium raimondii isolate GPD5lz chromosome 5, ASM2569854v1, whole genome shotgun sequence:
- the LOC105770589 gene encoding WRKY DNA-binding transcription factor 70: MGSVSSWPEGVPTSNKERVIKELVNGQECAKQLQILLHNWCEKNGRLSAEELVHKIFASFDHALSLLTSVESAEDSQNQATSYHDSPCCNGRSEDSTNSRKKLPSKEKRGCYKRRRDEHARTVVSSTVEDGHAWRKYGQKQILNSKHPRSYFRCTRKYDQGCKATKQVQRLEDAGSQMFQTTYIGTHTCRPDSFKAPQIIIDSEPRESYNKFSYGSSNPKIPTKKLHEITPPVKQETKEETPTTSGLTDMDSVVMWKDIIGAEYGDVVSNVYTSTEITSQNLELDLVMKPVEFEDDFQFDESELV; this comes from the exons atgggaAGTGTGTCATCTTGGCCTGAAGGAGTACCGACAAGCAACAAGGAAAGGGTGATAAAAGAACTTGTTAATGGTCAAGAGTGTGCTAAACAGCTTCAGATCCTTCTTCACAATTGGTGTGAAAAAAATGGGCGTCTCTCCGCTGAGGAACTTGTGCACAAGATCTTCGCATCTTTCGACCACGCACTTTCTTTGCTGACTTCTGTTGAATCTGCCGAGGATTCTCAGAATCAGGCAACTTCCTACCATGATTCCCCGTGTTGCAATGGCAGGTCTGAAGATTCCACTAACAGCAGGAAGAAACTTCCTTCTAAGGAAAAGAGAGGATGTTACAAGAGAAG GAGAGATGAACATGCACGGACAGTAGTTTCTTCAACCGTGGAAGATGGTCATGCATGGAGGAAATATGGACAAAAGCAGATCCTTAATTCTAAGCACCCAAG GAGTTACTTTAGGTGCACTCGTAAGTACGATCAAGGTTGTAAGGCCACTAAACAAGTCCAAAGACTGGAAGATGCTGGCTCCCAAATGTTTCAGACCACTTACATTGGAACCCATACCTGCAGACCAGACTCATTCAAGGCTCCCCAAATCATCATAGATTCTGAACCTCGGGAATCTTACAACAAGTTCAGTTATGGCAGCAGCAACCCCAAAATCCCAACCAAAAAGCTGCATGAAATCACTCCACCTGTAAAGCAGGAAACCAAGGAAGAAACACCAACAACAAGTGGTCTTACAGACATGGATTCTGTTGTGATGTGGAAAGACATAATAGGTGCTGAATACGGGGATGTGGTTTCTAACGTGTATACAAGCACTGAAATCACTTCCCAGAATTTGGAACTGGACCTTGTAATGAAGCCTGTAGAGTTCGAAGACGATTTTCAGTTTGATGAAAGTGAGTTGGTCTAG